The stretch of DNA AATCATCTTGAGCCATGTAGTGATCTGGGGATGAGAATTTCCAGTTATGTTGAAAGCCTGTCTGAATCTCCTAGTGGCATCCTTGTCAACTAAATATCTGACTTTTGGACCCTTGTTTGGGAGATCAAATACCCTCTGAACACTGTCAGCATCGACACGGATCCTTCCCCTTCCTGGGAAAACCATTTCAGAGGTCTGTGGCTGGTAGGACTGCACCAGGAACTTAGTGAGGTCCGCTGGAAGTGTGTTTGATAAGTTCAATAGCCCCCCGACCGACCTCGAAACTAGCTCTGATTTCTGTAGTGGGGTTAGAGAGGCGTTGAAATTTGTAAAGCGCACTGGTGATGCCCTTATCCTGCCTGCTTGTGATGGTCGCTCCACATCTTCCCCTGGAGCCACCTCAACTCCTTCACCGCTGCCCTATTGATTAGAAAATGAAAGCATTACACAAACATTAAACACAAGAGAAAAAACAAGAATGAAAGAAAACTAGCAATCATCATTTGGATCAGTATTAGAATGAGCTATATATTCATAAAACGGATCATGCCAACTAATATGATGTATTTGTGCAACTAATAAAGCTCATGAGGACAACTGCAAGACTGCCAGTGTGCAACTGAATGTGCAACaataaaaatagtaaataaaaaaaGAACGAGACCTGGCAGCTACAAAAAGTTCTAGTGGATGTGCAACAATAAGAAATGATactacaacacaagaaaaacagtaaCTAAAAAAAGGTTTGCAAAGAACTATTCAAATAGCTCATAAACACACACAAAAAACCCACATACCTCATCATCTGCTGCGGGAGATGCGACAGCTTCTCCAGCAACTGCTGCCTGCACAAAAAAATGACCACTGATGTCAACTATGAAAAGATGCCAACTAGTGAACTACAAGATGCCAACTAATGTCAACTGTATTTAAATCAATATGACTAGAGATgtcaactacaaaaaaatggacttGTGTCATCAGCATGCCACTTACCGACTTCCAGAATGCTGATTAAGCAACCaaaagaaaacatgaaaaaaaagaCATTAGCATACATGCATAAGTTgaaaacaactcaaaaacaaaacaaaaaaaaggttTGCAAAGAACTATTCAAATAGCTCATAAACACACACAAAAAACCCCACATACCTCAGCATCTGCTGCGGAAGATGCGACAGCTTCTCCAGCAACTGCTGCCTGCACAAAAAAATGACCACTGATGTCAACTATGAAAAGATGCCAACTAGTGAACTACAAGATGCCAACTAATGCCAACTAATGTCAACTGTATTTAAATCAATATGACTAGAGATGTCAACTACAAAAGGTTGTTATTGACAGACTAAAAACAAAAATAGTGGTCCAAACTGCTGCATAATTTAATCACTATCTAAAAAAGGCGAGAAAAACACTTATATTTGAGATTTTACTTACCCTAGAAGATGACTCAGCTCCCTTGCCAAGTGCTGCACGTCTAGTCCGCTTTACAACACGGAACTGATCAGCATCCTAAGAAAAAAAAAACATGAGCatgggaaaaaacaaaaaaaatgttatatgacccaaacaaaaccaaaaaaatggACTTGTGTCatcagcatgccacttacctcaacATCCTCTCCCTGCTCAACACTCTGCGCAGGTCGTGGCTGGCAATTAGCAGGACGCTTCGAGTTCCGGCGAAGCGGCTGACTTCCAGAACGCTGATTAAGCAACCaaaagaaaacatgaaaaaaaagaCATTAGCATACATGCATAAGTTgaaaacaactcaaaaacaaaagaaaaaaaagtgaaaaaaaatacaTCTCCTTCATTGCCATCCGCATCTCCTCCTATTATAATCATTTTTGCCCTGCGGCAGGAAATACAACAAAAAAAACAAAGTTAGAAGATGTAGACAACCAACTACTACAATGATGCAGCCAACTGGGCAGTAAACCTTGTGCAAACTGGACATAAAAAAGCCAACTAACTTTTTTCTGCCTAGTTATTATTTGCCAACTGTGACAAGTAATACCTAGGCAGAAAAAAGTTAAGTAAAGGCAACAAGCTCAGTGAGATAACTTATTCTAAAAAAAGCGTCCCTAGTTGAACATGAGGGGAGACACATAAAAACAACCATATCCACAACAAAAAGACTTGCACATTGagaaaaattaaaaaatggaaaaatggcaagcattggtactaatttgcacaaatcaaggGGTCCTAGTTGCACAAAGCACGAGAATAACACATAAACCACCACAGCCACCACAACGCTGGTGGATTGGGTAGATTATATTGGAAAACTGGCAAGCATTGGTGCTAAAATTGCACAAACAAGAGTCCCTAGTTGCACACAGCAGAGGGGAAAACAGCCAACTCATGCGCAAAATGAGTTAGAAGATGCGCAAAATGAAGTACAGAACCAACTAGTACATGGATGCACCCAACTAATcaggcaacttgtgcaactgaacGACGCATAGACAGACAACCTAGCACAAAATAGCAAGCAAACTAAGCAGGGCAACTAGTGACCATTGTAAAACACATGAACAACCAACTTGACCACGAAAGTAGGGCAACTTGTGCAACACAAAAACAGTATATATATACAGCCAATTAGTATATGGATGCATCCATCTAATTGTGCAAATGAACAACATATAGACGGTCGACCTAGTGCAAAACAGCAAACCAACTAAGCGGGACAAACTAGTGCAGGTGTAGAACATATAGACAGCCAACTAGTAAAAGTGATGTAGCCAACTGAGcaggcaacttgtgcaactgaacaGTATGTAGACACCCAACTAGCAAAAAATTGGTGCAACTGCAGAACATAGGGACAACCAACTACTATATGAATGAAGCCAACTGGATAGAATTTTGTGCAACTGGAACACAAGTGTCTACCAACTACACGGCAACTTCTGCAAAACTCGAACACAACTAAGAGACAGCAAGTTCACAGAACCGCAATTGCATAGCCAACCAGTTCATAAACTTCCTGCAGCGGCCATGAACATCGAATCAAGAACGAATCGTGGGacaaaaaccaccaccaccactaccgcaCAAAAACGAAGCAAAACACAGCGAAAACACAGCAAGGGCTCCCCCCTATGCAGCCCGCCACATCCGCCACCCATCGACCTAGACACCACCTCGCCACCGGCGacaagagagaggggggaggataGCAGAGGGCAGTCGCGGACGTCTGCCTCGAGCGCAAATCCAACAACCACCTGCACCAACAACAAACGCATTCCCCCACGAATCCCCACCATTACAGATCCAATGACACTGTGACTAGTCGAACAGAAGCACACCCATCCCATCCGAAAAGCGTCTACACCAAAACAACCGTGCGAGTAAGTTGACCACAGAAACCGCAGAAACCCTAGGAATCCCAGCCCGCCATttccgccgccgacgacctcgagaCGACCTAGACCCCCGGCGACGAGACAAAGAAAGGAGAGATGCACTGGGTACCTGCAACGCCGACGAGGGCCAGCAGCGAATCCCCGCTCGGTCCACCGGAGATTTGGAGAGCCGCGGCGCGATTTCGCCGCGGAGCGAGAGCGAGGGCGGAGGAGAGGAGCGGAGAATGGGGGAGGAACAGGAGAGAAAGGGGGAGAAAGAGCGAGAACGGCTCGCGTTTCAAAAACGGCCGCCCACGATCTACGCCACGCCCGCTTACATGTGGGTCCACGCTCGTCCGGATAAGGACAAACCGCCCACGACCGCGTGGTTGGACGGACCGACCAGGCGACACCTGGCGCTCCCCCGAGGCCGATCGCAAGCGATCGTGCGGTCGCGAGCCGGCCGCCCGGATCATCTATTTGGTGCGCGGCCACTTTTTAGATTTTAGGCTGTTTTTTTAGGTAAAAAGATTTTTTTTAGGCAAAAAAATGTGTTGGCATCTCCTCGTGCTTCTCAAATAAGGCTCGACGAGCAATGGGCCATGACAGGCTATCTCACCTCCGATCTCTTGCAGCCCAGTACGAAACAAGATCAGAAAACCGCGTGCCGTACGTAGTATCGTTCAACAGAGCCGGCCAGCCAGCCGGGGACAGGGTCGCAGGTGACCCCGAAGCCGCGTGCAAGCTACGCGATGCCATCCCCCGATCCAGCACGTTGGCGCCCGCGCGGACGGCTCGGATGCTGTCTCCGTGCTGCATATTCCCACCCGACCCCGATTCTTCCAGGCCAGGGCGGGCGTTGCAACGAACAAACAAACGCTGCTTTCAGAAGAAGGGTTCTTCCTTCTCCACTTCTTCTATCCCGTCACACGAGTCCGACGACGACGACTTGAGGGAGAAGACGAAGAGGAAGCCACTCCCGAAAGATTCGACGGGAATTTTGTTGTTCGTCCGGGGGATTCCCAGCGATCGGCCTATCTCCGGCGGCGGATGGGGCAGGCGTTCCGCAAACTGTTCGATGCCTTCTTCGGCAACAGCGAGATGAGGGTACGGCGGTCTTCCCTGTCAGATAGGAGATCACCGTCCCCCTTCTGATGCTCCTCTAAGAGCTGCCCGTGCTGTATCGTGCTGGTTCTTTTTCTTCGGGCCATTTAATTGATGTTGTACTCGATTTTCAGGTCGTGATGCTTGGGCTGGATGCAGCGGGCAAGACCACCATCCTGTACAAGCTGCACATCGGGGAGGTCCTCTCGACTGTCCCTACGATTGGTAGGTTATTCAGATTTTTTTTCTTGGTATCAGCTGAATTGTTGGTTAACTGAAGTTATATCAAGGCCTTACTGATGTGTTAAACTGTTAATGAGGGGAGGCAAGCGAGTTGTTGCTGTTGgtagtagaggaataaatcaacctgCCGTATATTGTCTTGCGGAACGGGGGTTTGGGAACTTGCTTATGTAAATGTGGTTAGCTGAACACtctgatctactccctccgttccaaaatagatgacccaagttTAGtataagttgggtcatctattttggaacggagggagtaatatttatGCCTGATTTTTTCTTTCTGGTTAGCTGAGCACACACCCTTGCAGTTTAGATAGTAATAATCATGCAAGAGTCAACCAGTTAACCTGCTAGTCAGATTGGCCTTAACAGACAGCggtcttaaatcttttatgaggttTAGTTGAAAAAGGAACTACCAAGTGCTGATGTTGCTTTTCTGCTCTTACTAATAGGGTTCAATGTTGAGAAAGTTCAGTACAAGAACGTGCTGTTTACAGTGTGGGATGTTGGTGGCCAGGAGAAGTTGAGGCCCTTGTGGAGACATTACTTTAATAACACAGATGGATTGGTATGTTCCAATTACTCTAGTTATACAAACTTGACAGATGTATACCCGTCTTTTATCTTTCTGCTGAGGTATTTATGGTTGACCTTTCAaatgaaatttgttactgtagttTGGTTCTTAGCTGGTTATGGAAATCCAATTTATGTTCTGTCTCTGTTCATTTATCTGGAAAGCTAGCCCAGGCTATCTTCTCAGTAATTTCTATGTTGAAATCTTGATTTTGGTCCCtcgcaaaaacaaaaacaaaaatcttGATTTTGGCGTTATATTTCTTGTGGCCCAtctatttcattttattttattgccATTTTGCACTTTTTGGTCCCACACATCAGGGACCCAAACCCAGTGGTGATAATGGAGCATAAGATGGCAAAAATTAAGGTGCCTATGAACACATTTAGTTCTTCAGCACATAGTTCAATTTCCTACATCTTGTTAGAGCTGGAGAAAGCTTTCAGTTCTTCATATCCTGCTTCTGAGCTCGTAGGTGAACTTGctgactagtactccctccgtacacaaatataagatgttttggatatttcaatatgaactgcatatggactgaaatgagtgaacaaacacgtgTCTACTTACATTCGATTCACACAAAAAAAatcagaacatcttatatttgtgaacggaagaAGTAGAAACATAAAGGGACCACTCATGAGCAGCTCAATTATCTTGATTCGACTTCTTAAGTTTCAGTTATCACTACTATTCTTATGCACAAAGAGTGCCAGCAGATGTTCTCACTTTTAAaagaaatacatgaaagtaaattaTTAGTAGCAACTTTTCTGATAATCTGGTACTAACCCTTAAAGTGTTGCTAGTATTTATCACGTACTGTACAAAGCCTATCTTTTCAAATTTAGAATTATACTTGGATTATTCTGTGTTTTTTAACCTGGTGGAACTGTGCAAAGTTGTTAAGTAGTAAGTTCTAATTGTCTACAATGTGAATATAGTTAATCTTACTCTGGACAGCTGATGTTTGTCAGTAAAACCTTATTAGTCATTAGGACAGCTAGATCATGCCCTTCATTCAAAACCTTAGTCTTCACTTATGTTTTCTTCTGTTTTTGGAAGACAATTGTAGGGGAAACCTCATCCGTATGAATAGTAATGTAAGTTAGCGTCTGTGAGGATTTGAACCAAGGTAGTGGGATTGTACATCCACCCCACTCAGTTGAGGTGGACTAACATTTGTTGTCTTTCTCTTGAATGATCTGTGTGTAACGTTGGACTCTCGATGTGTTCATGAACATATTCAACTATGATATATAAATTATAATAACATCCTCACCGTTGCAGATCTACGTGGTTGATTCATTGGATAGGGAGAGAATTGGAAAAGCCAAAGCAGAGTTTCAGGTTTGTAAAGTGTCATAACTGCTCATTGATGTCTTATTATGTTTTCTTTGTGATGAAGCTAATATTTGGCATCTTTGTTGCAGACAATAATCAACGATCCTTTCATGCTTAACAGTGTCATATTGGTATTTGCCAATAAACAAGATATGGTAAGACTACAAAACTTGACCACTATTTTAAACACAAACATGCTTGAATATATTCTTAAGATAACAAAACTTGACCGCCATTTTTAGCAGATATGAGAAGTCTCTGCTTGTTAGTGTTATGGACTGTAGGTGAATGAATAGGTGTCAGAATATATATTTGCTCTTTTGCACTCGTTCTCCACTCCTTTTGGTTGTGATAGTATACGAGACCATCGTTGCTGCTCCTGCCTAACATAGCTTTGTTGCTCATTTAGAAAGGGGCGATGACACCAATGGAGGTGTGCGAAGGCCTTGGCCTCTATGATTTGAAGAACCGCGTCTGGCACATCCAAGGTTCCTGTGCCCTCAAAGGTGATGGTCTTTATGAGGGCTTGGACTGGCTGTCAAGTACTCTGAAGGATCTGCAAGCGTCCGGTCGCCTACCCTCAGGAGGGACCTAACAGTTCTAAGTAGCACTTCTGCTTATAAGATCCTAATGCTCATACTAACAACCTTTGGATGAAAGATGAcaccagaaagaaagaaaaagatacTGGTGAGGAACACCTTATAGCCACATATCCAGTTTTCGTGATAAGCTTCGGTGTTGATTCTGCTGAAGAAAAGACCTTGCTTGGGTCTGACCGCATCAAATTTACCTGTACAATCTTGTCATGGATAGTGTGGATTCTCTAATTCGTGACATATTTCATGTAAATTTTCCTGTGAGTTTAGAGAAGCTAACCATCTTATGCTTTTGTTCACATATGAGGACTGGAACATAATGTTATTGATGTAAATTTTCTGTAAGATAATTTTGGCATGATACAAtttatgcccccccccccccatctcTTGTCGTAGTTGACTGTTTGGTTTCTGGAGGTTTTTGTTTTGGTGGATTGCTAGTGTTCCCTAGCCTCTGCTTTCTATAAACGCAGGCACGTATGGTCTTCTCTCTAAAACGAAAATACTTGCCGAATCAAAGAGGAGACTTGCGCAGGCCAAAAGGGTGGATGCCTTTGTTGGTTTGCTATAGGAACGTACCATTCTTCTCTGAATCATGCACCTAAATTTCATATTAGCAAACACTGTTACAAACTGAAACTGTTATTTCTGGGTTTGTCAGTTGTACCGcacgtttatttatttattttcgtattTTCTACATGTGAGCAAAAAAAATGGCATTCCACAAAGGGGAAACTAGATTGAACAATCTTTACCGGTTGCACTGGGTTATGGCATCTTCAACGCGTCTACATTCATAGAGATAATGAACATAGATAACTCTGCGTAGCATTGACGCCTACGCCTATGAGACAtggaaaataatactccctccaattcatagtttgaatttttcTTGTTAGAAAATGGAAGAGAAAACCGAGCACACTCGTACCCTTCCACAAAACCGGTAGCTTTTGAGAAAAAACCAGCTCCCCTTCGCGACGTGTTGATCGAGGAGTTTTTCTCACCTATGACTTGCAGGGATTGGGTGATCAACACCTGAACCCCGTGGGGGATGATTCCCTGTCATGATCTCCCATTCGATTAACCCCACGCCGCCGGTTCCGTCGCCTTGACAAGAGACACACATACAGGAGAGAAACGAAGCTGATTTTTCCGGGGNNNNNNNNNNNNNNNNNNNNNNNNNNNNNNNNNNNNNNNNNNNNNNNNNNNNNNNNNNNNNNNNNNNNNNNNNNNNNNNNNNNNNNNNNNNNNNNNNNNNNNNNNNNNNNNNNNNNNNNN from Triticum dicoccoides isolate Atlit2015 ecotype Zavitan chromosome 6A, WEW_v2.0, whole genome shotgun sequence encodes:
- the LOC119317529 gene encoding ADP-ribosylation factor-like; its protein translation is MGQAFRKLFDAFFGNSEMRVVMLGLDAAGKTTILYKLHIGEVLSTVPTIGFNVEKVQYKNVLFTVWDVGGQEKLRPLWRHYFNNTDGLIYVVDSLDRERIGKAKAEFQTIINDPFMLNSVILVFANKQDMKGAMTPMEVCEGLGLYDLKNRVWHIQGSCALKGDGLYEGLDWLSSTLKDLQASGRLPSGGT